Proteins from a genomic interval of Oceanispirochaeta crateris:
- a CDS encoding AraC family transcriptional regulator: protein MKYEDKYHPSDQLIFRSLEEDEFELTSDYLINLRARQFSRDHKSQLHYHNTLEIDINHGVCGSAWIDGDNMDLEELDVIVTPPGTLHSFDFIAGNGTFDVLHISLTTLGKYLNIKQIFGSDYTTMKRITYINPAYRELASIIEEIKKIEEKDFFSQLKLILDIFGILFKELRYYPDDSKESNILKKVIDFTELNYHKNIDLNTISSFAGLSRSYFSRYFKSLTGTGYFTYLTLMRLDKAKEKIREGQSITESCYNSGFENVSYFIQLFKKHNDGLSPGKYRTKLYE from the coding sequence ATGAAGTACGAAGATAAGTATCATCCCTCTGACCAACTGATTTTCAGATCTCTTGAAGAGGACGAATTTGAATTAACATCCGATTATCTTATTAATCTCAGGGCTAGACAATTTTCAAGGGATCACAAATCCCAGCTTCACTACCATAATACTCTTGAAATAGATATAAACCATGGAGTATGTGGGTCAGCATGGATTGATGGAGACAATATGGATCTGGAAGAATTAGATGTAATAGTGACTCCCCCTGGGACATTGCACTCTTTTGATTTTATTGCTGGAAATGGAACATTTGATGTTCTGCATATATCACTGACAACTCTGGGAAAATATCTTAATATAAAACAGATTTTTGGATCAGATTATACTACCATGAAAAGAATCACTTATATTAATCCAGCATATCGTGAATTGGCTTCAATAATTGAAGAAATTAAGAAAATAGAAGAAAAAGATTTTTTCTCTCAACTTAAATTAATACTAGATATTTTTGGAATATTATTCAAAGAATTAAGATACTATCCTGATGATTCCAAAGAGTCCAATATACTAAAGAAGGTGATTGACTTTACAGAATTAAACTACCACAAAAATATTGATTTGAATACGATATCTTCTTTTGCAGGTTTATCAAGATCCTATTTCAGTCGTTATTTTAAAAGTCTGACTGGAACTGGATACTTCACATATCTAACATTAATGAGATTAGATAAAGCAAAAGAGAAAATCCGTGAGGGTCAAAGTATTACTGAAAGCTGTTACAATTCTGGGTTTGAAAATGTATCATATTTTATCCAATTATTTAAAAAACATAATGATGGACTATCTCCCGGAAAATATAGAACCAAACTATATGAATGA
- a CDS encoding substrate-binding domain-containing protein, whose product MKKQFLFLLFVCLSTILYAAGSQDTKEKKVIIAVVPQQLGNVVFLPAKEGAEQAGKDLGITMEWQAPVRAEAQLQAEVIEGLIARNVDGIAISCNHPDALKDVLKLAISKGIIVSTFDADSPESGREFYAGTENYQAGVTCGEEMLKLFSGTSNTVKVAILEGIPGAFDIESRKSGFLDTIADSNLEVVYTGACDDDVDKSVTIVEDYTRANPEIDAWFMAGGWPYIVQPGALPEMTKWKLSDPENHKVVTMDVFPSSKAFFDKDLIDVAVGQDFYSMGYLSVENLHNLITGGSINGGLKKEGFPGLFIDTGGKIVTPDNYKEEFPE is encoded by the coding sequence ATGAAGAAACAATTTCTATTTCTATTGTTTGTATGTCTTTCAACCATTCTGTACGCCGCAGGTTCGCAGGATACAAAAGAGAAGAAAGTAATTATCGCTGTTGTACCACAGCAATTGGGAAATGTTGTCTTTCTCCCTGCCAAGGAAGGAGCGGAGCAGGCAGGGAAAGATCTGGGTATCACAATGGAATGGCAAGCGCCCGTAAGAGCAGAAGCACAGCTACAGGCAGAGGTTATTGAAGGGCTTATTGCCAGAAACGTTGATGGAATTGCGATAAGCTGCAATCATCCTGATGCACTGAAAGATGTTTTAAAATTAGCCATCAGCAAAGGCATCATTGTATCAACTTTCGATGCAGATTCCCCTGAAAGCGGTCGAGAGTTCTATGCAGGAACCGAAAACTACCAGGCTGGTGTTACTTGTGGAGAAGAAATGCTGAAGCTTTTCTCAGGCACCAGTAATACAGTCAAAGTAGCCATCCTGGAAGGGATTCCAGGAGCATTTGATATTGAATCCAGAAAAAGTGGATTCCTTGATACAATTGCAGATTCAAATCTTGAGGTAGTATACACAGGAGCCTGTGACGATGATGTGGATAAATCAGTAACGATTGTTGAAGACTATACAAGAGCAAATCCAGAAATTGATGCTTGGTTCATGGCCGGTGGCTGGCCTTATATTGTACAGCCCGGAGCTCTGCCGGAAATGACAAAGTGGAAACTGTCTGATCCTGAAAACCATAAAGTTGTTACTATGGATGTCTTTCCAAGCTCTAAAGCATTCTTTGACAAAGATTTGATTGATGTGGCTGTCGGACAGGATTTTTATTCCATGGGATATTTGAGTGTTGAGAATCTCCATAATCTTATAACAGGTGGCTCTATAAATGGCGGACTGAAGAAAGAAGGATTCCCCGGTTTGTTCATTGATACAGGAGGGAAAATCGTCACACCTGATAACTATAAAGAAGAATTTCCGGAATAG
- a CDS encoding ABC transporter permease: MKITNVEVNPIGFTSIIKRILKNSSFSIFVVMMGMCIAMYIVSPPFRSMNNLLAVAKNSSAYAIAGIGVLMVIITGGIDLSIGSIFGLAGVIASMGMVDLGLPVIPSILLGMLIGTVLGLTNGLLIVKVKLPPFIATLGMLSIVRSLCYILTEGYPVTGITEDFLFLGQGFYLSIPAPIWVMVFLAIIFSIFLNKTVIGRHIYALGGNEEATRISGINTDKLKLLVYSLGGCLYGIAGIITASKLGIGQPTAGQGYELDAIAAVIIGGASLIGGAGTISGTIIGAAIMGILRNALVLLSIKSHWQQFIIGFVIILAVTLDQLRRSRKSS; the protein is encoded by the coding sequence ATGAAAATTACTAATGTTGAAGTAAATCCAATTGGATTTACGAGTATAATTAAGAGAATTTTGAAGAACTCGTCATTCAGTATCTTTGTTGTGATGATGGGTATGTGCATCGCCATGTATATCGTCAGTCCCCCTTTCAGATCCATGAATAATCTCCTTGCTGTTGCCAAGAATTCCTCAGCCTATGCTATTGCAGGAATCGGAGTATTAATGGTGATCATCACCGGTGGGATCGACCTATCTATCGGATCTATTTTTGGTCTTGCAGGTGTTATTGCGAGCATGGGCATGGTTGATCTGGGGTTGCCTGTAATACCCTCAATCCTGCTGGGGATGCTTATTGGAACTGTTCTGGGATTGACAAACGGACTACTTATCGTAAAAGTGAAACTTCCTCCGTTTATCGCTACACTGGGAATGCTGAGTATAGTAAGAAGCCTTTGTTATATCCTCACTGAGGGATATCCAGTTACTGGAATCACAGAAGATTTTCTGTTCTTAGGACAAGGATTCTACCTTTCAATTCCAGCACCCATATGGGTTATGGTATTTCTTGCAATAATATTTTCAATATTCCTGAATAAGACAGTTATCGGGCGTCATATTTACGCCCTCGGAGGGAATGAGGAAGCAACCAGAATCTCCGGAATAAATACAGATAAGTTAAAACTCCTCGTTTATTCACTTGGTGGTTGTCTCTATGGAATTGCAGGAATTATCACCGCTTCCAAATTGGGGATCGGACAACCCACCGCAGGGCAGGGATACGAGCTGGATGCCATAGCAGCTGTTATTATAGGCGGTGCGTCACTTATTGGGGGAGCCGGAACCATATCAGGAACAATTATCGGTGCTGCAATAATGGGAATCCTTAGAAACGCACTGGTCTTATTATCTATAAAATCACATTGGCAGCAATTTATCATCGGATTTGTCATTATTCTCGCGGTTACCTTAGACCAGTTGAGACGATCCAGAAAAAGCTCATGA
- a CDS encoding sugar ABC transporter ATP-binding protein: MNKEENVNVPYLQMNKIVKQFPGVLALKGIDFVMNQGEVVALMGENGAGKSTLMKILMGVYAKDGGDIIIQGEKVDIHNTLSAIHLGISMIYQELNLVPNLNIAENIFLGQEQNNKGFIDKNAMHEEARAFIKTVGMDFDSNILVSQLSTAQKQMIEVARALSLDAKLIIMDEPTSSLTESETNTLFEIIDNLKKKNVSVIFITHRMNEIFRVADKVAIMRDGEMICTLDIASTNKNEVIRHMVGREIDDIFAKEQAEISDVIMEVENLSTKGFLKDISFNIRKGEILGFAGLVGAGRSEVMRAIFGIDKKESGIVRINGKEVNIKSTVDALNQGIGFLPEDRKEQALVLGMTLRENLTLACLNTLSRFHFILFKKEMSLSKHYVDLLRVKTPGVEQIIKNLSGGNQQKVVIGKWLAITPKILILDEPTRGIDVGSKKEIHALMSKLARDGVAIIMISSELPEILGMSDRIVVMQEGRICGELLREEANQESIMSLAIS; the protein is encoded by the coding sequence ATGAATAAAGAAGAGAATGTTAATGTTCCTTATCTTCAGATGAATAAAATTGTAAAACAGTTTCCTGGTGTTCTGGCTCTAAAAGGCATTGATTTTGTAATGAACCAGGGAGAAGTTGTGGCCCTCATGGGGGAAAACGGCGCCGGAAAATCAACATTGATGAAAATCCTTATGGGTGTGTATGCCAAGGATGGTGGAGATATAATAATTCAGGGAGAGAAGGTAGACATTCACAATACTCTCAGTGCAATCCATCTTGGCATTAGTATGATTTATCAGGAACTTAATCTGGTACCCAATTTGAACATTGCTGAAAATATCTTCCTAGGCCAGGAACAAAACAACAAGGGTTTCATTGATAAGAATGCGATGCATGAAGAAGCCAGGGCATTCATCAAAACTGTCGGCATGGATTTTGATTCAAATATTCTAGTCAGCCAGCTTTCGACAGCTCAGAAGCAGATGATTGAGGTCGCCAGGGCTCTATCTCTGGATGCAAAACTTATCATTATGGATGAACCGACCTCATCACTGACCGAATCTGAAACTAATACTCTATTTGAAATCATTGATAATTTGAAGAAGAAAAATGTATCCGTTATTTTCATCACTCATCGAATGAATGAAATTTTCAGAGTTGCCGATAAGGTCGCCATCATGCGGGATGGAGAAATGATCTGTACACTGGATATCGCCTCAACAAATAAAAATGAGGTAATCCGGCATATGGTAGGACGAGAGATTGATGACATATTTGCTAAAGAACAGGCAGAAATCTCTGATGTCATCATGGAAGTGGAAAACCTTTCAACAAAAGGATTTCTTAAAGATATCAGTTTCAATATCAGAAAGGGCGAAATCCTTGGATTTGCCGGTCTGGTTGGTGCAGGAAGATCTGAAGTCATGCGAGCTATTTTTGGAATAGATAAAAAAGAAAGTGGCATAGTCAGGATAAACGGTAAAGAGGTAAATATAAAGTCCACTGTAGATGCTTTGAATCAGGGAATAGGCTTTCTTCCGGAAGATAGAAAGGAACAGGCTCTTGTATTAGGAATGACTTTAAGAGAAAATCTTACTTTGGCTTGCTTGAATACCTTGTCTCGCTTTCATTTTATTCTTTTTAAAAAGGAAATGTCTTTAAGTAAACATTATGTGGATTTACTGAGAGTAAAAACTCCCGGAGTTGAACAAATTATTAAGAATCTTTCTGGAGGTAATCAGCAGAAAGTCGTCATTGGAAAATGGCTAGCGATCACGCCCAAAATTTTGATTCTAGATGAACCGACCCGGGGAATTGATGTGGGCAGTAAAAAGGAGATCCACGCTCTGATGTCAAAACTAGCCAGAGATGGAGTTGCCATAATTATGATCTCATCAGAACTTCCGGAGATTCTTGGGATGTCCGACAGAATTGTAGTGATGCAGGAAGGTAGGATCTGTGGAGAACTCCTCCGTGAAGAAGCAAATCAGGAAAGTATTATGAGTCTGGCAATCTCATAA
- a CDS encoding glucosamine-6-phosphate isomerase, producing the protein MRNNSLVANSWWDYTTLDKEILDAAASMSVKDLEQLNREGFQIVMYDTLEEFYLAEALEYINTWMKSTADNPKGLCGPIGPTEQLPLVARIINDLKLNVKEGHFWAMDEWVENGKEVPVTHPLSFARANLELCFNRIDPSLRMPDENIHFLKADNIEKYTASYDSIKCEIMQGGQGDVKHWAFNDPFKREAPYDKAPPSPEVYRQLSARVIDLHPVTLMQNARTSGGGVVTGVPVKAITVGPIETWKSGEVSIWHSGTHDNPFGMRLTAFMISKKIIDTAVPMSILADHPSVKFNYYRPKIGDCRVEIH; encoded by the coding sequence ATGCGTAATAACAGTCTTGTAGCTAATAGTTGGTGGGACTATACGACCCTAGATAAAGAAATACTAGATGCTGCGGCATCCATGTCAGTCAAAGATCTGGAACAGCTAAACAGGGAGGGATTTCAAATTGTCATGTATGATACGTTGGAGGAATTCTATCTGGCAGAAGCACTCGAATATATCAACACATGGATGAAATCTACTGCTGATAATCCCAAAGGACTTTGTGGACCAATAGGTCCCACCGAACAGCTCCCGCTGGTCGCCAGGATTATCAATGATTTGAAATTGAACGTAAAGGAAGGGCATTTCTGGGCAATGGATGAATGGGTTGAAAACGGAAAAGAAGTTCCCGTTACTCATCCCCTTAGCTTTGCACGGGCTAACCTGGAATTGTGCTTTAACAGAATAGATCCATCTTTGAGGATGCCGGATGAAAATATCCATTTTCTGAAAGCGGACAATATCGAGAAGTATACGGCATCATACGACAGCATAAAATGCGAAATTATGCAGGGAGGACAGGGTGATGTCAAACATTGGGCATTCAATGATCCATTTAAAAGAGAAGCTCCTTATGATAAAGCACCACCCAGCCCCGAAGTATATCGTCAATTATCTGCCAGAGTAATAGACCTTCATCCTGTCACCCTGATGCAGAACGCAAGAACATCCGGAGGCGGAGTGGTTACCGGAGTTCCAGTTAAGGCAATAACAGTCGGCCCGATAGAAACATGGAAATCCGGAGAAGTATCAATATGGCATTCAGGCACACATGATAATCCTTTCGGAATGAGACTTACAGCGTTTATGATCTCCAAAAAAATCATTGATACTGCTGTACCTATGTCAATTCTTGCTGATCATCCATCTGTGAAATTCAACTATTACAGACCAAAAATAGGGGACTGTAGAGTAGAAATACACTGA
- a CDS encoding ROK family protein encodes MKRMKISNAMNASKQSQVNISLVFNYLRENLSANRSRIAEDLGLSIPAVSRAVDFLEETNRITPLKDSNSSARRGTPVYAINEGFGYIIAIDLFQNFSTAVIVDYSVHIKSRLKGFHSNSSQDIKRDLFKMIDSSIDQYKSESPSSEGGLKAIGIGVPAVVNQTTDKLQMVYYESMKEVQLREVIENRYGVPVFVENICSLSAFAEKKKMKEASPQTLIFVEIGNCIGSGILLDGKVYRGNGFAGEIGYSLIGLEHTGYLGRKKDYLENNASLSALRQNILRELACGVDSSLAGIYKEDKESITPELIFRDAAKGDSLCRNEIAEILNFFIPALHNMIVMLNPEVIILGGDICFLPEIDNLFVKPIKESLSRSLPFPIPEIGISTLGSEAGILGAAALAVDSLLLEEFPYLSTTV; translated from the coding sequence ATGAAGAGAATGAAAATCAGTAATGCCATGAATGCCTCGAAGCAAAGTCAGGTGAATATTTCTCTTGTATTTAATTATCTAAGGGAAAATCTTTCTGCAAACCGCTCCAGAATTGCAGAAGATCTCGGGTTGAGTATTCCGGCTGTTTCCAGAGCTGTAGATTTTTTGGAGGAGACCAATCGGATCACTCCCTTAAAGGATTCAAACAGTTCAGCCAGAAGAGGAACTCCTGTCTATGCCATTAATGAAGGTTTTGGTTATATCATTGCAATAGATCTCTTTCAAAACTTTAGCACAGCAGTTATCGTAGATTATTCAGTACATATCAAATCACGTTTAAAAGGATTTCACTCCAATTCATCACAAGATATCAAACGGGATCTTTTTAAAATGATTGACAGCAGTATTGATCAGTATAAATCAGAGTCCCCCTCATCAGAGGGAGGGCTAAAAGCAATTGGAATAGGAGTTCCCGCAGTAGTTAACCAAACAACAGATAAACTTCAAATGGTCTATTATGAAAGTATGAAGGAGGTGCAGTTACGGGAAGTCATAGAAAATCGATATGGAGTTCCTGTGTTTGTCGAGAACATATGTTCCCTCTCCGCTTTTGCAGAGAAAAAAAAGATGAAGGAAGCGTCCCCACAAACACTCATCTTTGTTGAAATTGGAAACTGCATCGGATCTGGAATACTCCTGGATGGTAAAGTGTACCGGGGAAATGGTTTTGCCGGGGAAATTGGTTATTCTCTGATAGGATTGGAGCATACCGGTTATCTAGGACGAAAAAAAGACTACCTGGAAAATAATGCCTCACTTTCCGCTCTTCGACAAAATATTTTAAGAGAGCTAGCTTGTGGTGTTGATTCATCCCTTGCCGGCATATATAAGGAAGACAAGGAGAGCATTACCCCTGAACTGATATTCAGGGATGCTGCTAAAGGAGATTCTCTCTGCAGAAATGAGATTGCAGAAATATTGAATTTTTTTATTCCAGCACTCCATAATATGATTGTTATGCTAAATCCAGAAGTCATCATATTGGGAGGAGACATCTGCTTTCTGCCAGAAATTGACAACCTTTTTGTGAAACCAATAAAGGAGAGTCTATCCCGCTCACTTCCTTTCCCGATCCCTGAAATTGGAATCTCCACATTAGGTTCGGAAGCGGGTATTCTAGGTGCGGCGGCCCTTGCTGTCGATTCTTTATTACTTGAAGAGTTCCCCTATTTGAGTACAACGGTCTGA
- a CDS encoding transposase has product MRRKWSDSEKARIALMVICEEKTVSEIAQETGAHPAMISKWKRELLDNADSVFRNGKSQT; this is encoded by the coding sequence ATGCGCAGGAAGTGGAGCGATTCAGAGAAAGCCAGAATAGCGCTCATGGTGATTTGTGAAGAGAAAACAGTTAGTGAAATAGCCCAGGAAACAGGAGCTCATCCCGCCATGATTTCAAAGTGGAAAAGAGAGCTGCTGGACAATGCGGATTCTGTCTTCCGTAATGGGAAATCACAAACGTAA
- a CDS encoding IS3 family transposase, whose protein sequence is MIDTDSKKLSITEQCDLFGKSRSWFHYKEQKDPFREYQDNLEKRIIKKLWKQHIFYGYRQIYNHLDKNMGHETSPKRVYRLMKEMEIKAVIPKRCLSKPGKKHKKYPYLLRNLDITHPNHVWASDITYVHIPGGIVYVVAIIDLYSRKILSWNVSNTMDTTFVMEALMQAMMRYGLPEIFNTDQGCEFTSNEFTSLLEGEMVRISMDGKGRDLDNIYIERFWKTLMYEDIYLYRYDTLKNLRKGLLKYFNFYNSVRPHQSLNGNSPDQIYSRESNLKVA, encoded by the coding sequence ATGATTGATACTGATTCCAAGAAACTCAGTATCACTGAGCAATGCGACCTCTTTGGAAAAAGTCGTAGCTGGTTTCACTACAAGGAGCAAAAAGATCCATTTCGGGAGTATCAGGATAATCTTGAGAAAAGGATAATTAAGAAACTGTGGAAACAGCATATCTTCTATGGATATAGGCAGATCTATAATCATCTGGATAAGAACATGGGGCATGAGACCTCTCCGAAACGGGTTTACAGGCTGATGAAAGAGATGGAAATCAAAGCAGTTATTCCCAAGAGATGCCTTTCAAAACCTGGAAAGAAGCATAAGAAGTACCCATATCTGCTTCGTAACTTGGATATAACTCATCCGAATCACGTGTGGGCTTCTGATATTACTTACGTCCATATTCCCGGTGGAATCGTCTATGTGGTGGCCATAATCGATCTATACAGCCGGAAAATCTTGTCCTGGAATGTCAGCAACACGATGGATACTACGTTTGTTATGGAAGCGTTGATGCAGGCCATGATGAGATATGGCTTGCCTGAGATCTTCAATACGGATCAGGGATGTGAATTCACTAGTAATGAATTCACATCCCTCCTAGAGGGAGAAATGGTTCGTATCAGCATGGATGGAAAAGGTCGTGATTTGGATAATATTTACATTGAAAGATTCTGGAAAACGTTGATGTATGAAGACATTTATCTGTATCGGTATGACACTCTGAAAAATCTTCGAAAGGGTTTATTGAAGTATTTTAATTTCTATAATTCGGTCAGACCACATCAGAGTCTGAATGGGAATTCACCGGATCAGATTTATTCCAGAGAATCTAACTTAAAAGTGGCATAA
- a CDS encoding transposase domain-containing protein produces the protein MCFYYSLIETAKLNGLNPYAYLKWLFEKAPLLKNEDSLESLTPWKCNPEDVNKSMLPGA, from the coding sequence ATGTGCTTTTATTACTCTCTCATAGAAACGGCAAAACTTAACGGTTTAAATCCGTATGCTTATCTAAAATGGTTATTTGAAAAGGCCCCATTATTAAAAAATGAAGATAGTCTTGAATCGTTAACTCCTTGGAAATGTAATCCAGAGGATGTAAACAAGAGCATGCTACCAGGGGCCTAG
- a CDS encoding zinc-dependent alcohol dehydrogenase, producing the protein MYKSAWVSKKKEIKIIEKAHHVMKSHDVRVKIQACGVCGTDIHFYNENPGGKTIPLGHEVAGVVEELGSETTGLRVGDKVVIQNHVACGRCTSCLNQKPQACTDIFTYMNDQSGMGEYLTVPEKMVLRYEGLEPWEATVAEPITVALDLCKQADIPLNCDVLIMGPGIIGLSCIKLAQKRGARNIVLAGRNFNTERGSGRKKAAESLGATHTVDTSITDWKMKLKENFPNGFDRVIVTSPPNTIADAIELAGFGADIIYNGISFSSDSISLSANDLHFQKKNLKTSHAIPNWGFPIALDLLRNGDIDPSVLVSARIPFIQLEEALREAQKNDRAVIKVVVEI; encoded by the coding sequence ATGTATAAATCTGCCTGGGTAAGCAAAAAAAAAGAGATTAAAATAATTGAAAAAGCTCATCACGTTATGAAGAGTCATGATGTTAGAGTTAAGATTCAAGCCTGTGGTGTTTGTGGAACGGATATTCATTTCTACAATGAGAATCCTGGAGGCAAGACTATTCCCCTGGGGCACGAGGTTGCTGGTGTTGTTGAAGAGCTAGGTTCCGAAACTACTGGTCTCAGAGTCGGTGATAAGGTCGTTATTCAGAATCATGTTGCTTGTGGTAGGTGTACTTCATGTTTGAATCAGAAACCACAGGCCTGTACAGATATATTTACTTATATGAATGATCAGTCGGGAATGGGTGAATATCTTACAGTTCCTGAGAAAATGGTTCTTCGGTATGAGGGGCTTGAACCCTGGGAAGCAACGGTTGCTGAACCGATAACTGTTGCTCTTGATTTGTGCAAACAGGCTGATATTCCATTAAACTGTGATGTTCTGATTATGGGGCCGGGAATCATTGGTTTAAGCTGCATTAAGCTTGCTCAAAAGAGAGGGGCTCGCAATATTGTTCTCGCCGGGCGCAATTTTAATACTGAAAGAGGTTCTGGCCGGAAGAAGGCTGCCGAGTCCCTTGGTGCGACTCATACTGTGGATACATCAATTACTGATTGGAAAATGAAGCTAAAAGAAAACTTTCCAAATGGTTTTGACAGAGTCATCGTGACTTCTCCACCCAATACCATAGCTGATGCTATAGAACTTGCTGGTTTTGGTGCAGATATCATCTACAATGGAATTAGTTTTTCCTCCGATTCTATAAGTCTTAGTGCTAATGATCTTCATTTTCAGAAAAAAAACCTGAAAACATCACATGCTATTCCTAACTGGGGTTTTCCTATTGCACTGGATTTGCTTAGAAATGGCGATATTGATCCTTCTGTTTTGGTTTCTGCACGTATTCCATTTATTCAATTAGAAGAGGCACTTCGTGAAGCCCAAAAGAATGATCGTGCTGTTATCAAAGTAGTAGTAGAGATCTAG
- a CDS encoding AraC family transcriptional regulator, producing MISISPVLEMMTREQFEYPLSERPRLSHFGFSENVTTYNFAPHYHYGYELIFVTKGEAKIELFKGRNPIHLKEDDLCIISPKTTHDFIFNKQFISFYWMGFQTGSEVALSKEHMQPPTMLLQKKKPHDVEYFTIFDREIDEITENFSIEDYAIFEKRPYFNQSFSDIYDELHIRDQYSGKIIYQKILEIFTRIARLFSEEKSFDKLPLHYFKTYLDSHCMEKIDFHDLSEKTGYTQEHISRLFKSTYGRSPKKYHDEKRLNKACVLLSRGASVDETAGHCGFSSASYFSIWFKKLTGISPQKY from the coding sequence GTGATTTCCATTTCGCCAGTCTTAGAAATGATGACTAGAGAACAATTTGAATATCCCTTATCAGAACGGCCCAGACTTAGCCACTTTGGGTTTTCTGAAAATGTTACAACATATAATTTTGCCCCTCACTATCACTATGGTTATGAATTAATTTTTGTAACAAAGGGGGAAGCAAAAATAGAATTATTTAAAGGGAGGAATCCAATACATTTAAAAGAGGATGATCTTTGTATTATTTCCCCAAAAACTACTCACGATTTTATCTTTAACAAACAATTTATTTCATTCTATTGGATGGGGTTTCAAACTGGGAGTGAAGTAGCTCTATCCAAGGAGCATATGCAGCCCCCAACCATGTTACTTCAAAAGAAAAAACCCCATGATGTGGAGTATTTCACCATTTTTGACAGAGAAATTGACGAGATTACTGAAAATTTTTCTATTGAAGACTATGCCATATTTGAAAAACGCCCCTATTTTAATCAATCATTTTCAGATATCTATGATGAATTACATATTAGAGATCAGTATTCTGGTAAAATCATATACCAAAAGATACTTGAGATTTTTACAAGAATAGCTCGTCTATTCTCAGAGGAGAAATCATTCGACAAACTTCCACTCCATTATTTTAAAACTTACCTTGATTCACATTGTATGGAAAAGATAGATTTCCACGATTTATCTGAGAAAACTGGTTATACACAGGAACATATATCTAGACTTTTCAAATCAACTTATGGACGCTCTCCTAAAAAATACCATGATGAAAAGCGTCTCAATAAAGCTTGCGTTTTACTTTCCAGGGGAGCCTCTGTTGATGAGACAGCAGGCCACTGTGGATTTAGTTCTGCTTCTTATTTTAGCATTTGGTTTAAAAAATTAACTGGAATTTCACCTCAAAAGTACTGA